A window of Kribbella amoyensis contains these coding sequences:
- a CDS encoding MarR family winged helix-turn-helix transcriptional regulator, with amino-acid sequence MASKRSDLREALAQEMPQYVSAAVRFQIAVADQLGMPLTDVHAIGALLELGPSGARQLADLMGLTTGAVTRLLDRLERAGYVRREPDPTDRRRILVHVVPERLDDIAEYYRSMDDRWRKQVAQYSDDQLEFLVDFLRQGRDHANAETRTLRTEGRPHATRRRPAP; translated from the coding sequence ATGGCGAGCAAGCGGTCGGACCTGCGGGAAGCCCTGGCCCAGGAGATGCCCCAGTACGTCTCGGCCGCGGTGCGCTTCCAGATCGCCGTCGCCGATCAGCTCGGGATGCCGCTGACCGACGTCCACGCGATCGGCGCCCTGCTCGAGCTCGGCCCGTCGGGCGCACGTCAGCTCGCGGACCTGATGGGCCTGACCACCGGCGCGGTCACCCGCCTGCTCGACCGGCTCGAACGCGCCGGCTACGTCCGCCGCGAACCCGATCCCACCGACCGCCGCCGCATCCTCGTCCACGTCGTCCCCGAACGCCTCGACGACATCGCGGAGTACTACCGCTCGATGGACGACCGCTGGCGCAAGCAGGTCGCGCAGTACTCCGACGACCAGCTGGAGTTCCTCGTCGACTTCCTCCGCCAAGGCCGCGATCACGCCAACGCCGAAACCAGAACCCTCCGCACCGAAGGCCGCCCCCACGCCACCCGCCGCCGCCCCGCCCCATAA